CTATCCATACGAAGACTGGTATGACATCCAACCAACCGTTCATCTCATCCCTTGATGACGTGTCTCCGGCTCTTTAATATTATCTTTAAACCTAGCGTCTTCGTGATAAAATTTAAAAGCATACTTGCCTATAAAGTCTTGACCCTGTATGAGTGGAGCTGTTGGAGAAGCTAAGCGAGAGGTTAAGTTCCCGTTTAGCGAAGCCGTTAGGTTCAGCATCGAAAGTATACGGAAGCGTTTCACCAGGGCGCTCATAACCGCGATATCCATAGTCCTCGGCGTGGCGTTCTACGTAGGTCTCAGGACGATGTCCGACATAATGATATTCATATACGGAAGCTCGGAGGCTGCTAAAAGCTACCAGTTCTGGATGGCTATAATATCGCTCATAGTATGCGCCGTCGGCATCTTGAACTCGATGCTCATGGCCGTGACGGAGAGGACCAGGGAGATAGGTACTATGAAGTGTCTCGGAGCGATGGACAGCCACATACTGATGATATTCCTGATAGAGTCCTCTCTGATAGGGATAATAGGCGGTATCATAGGAGCGGTGATAGGCTGGGTCAGTGGCTTGCTGATCTACGTAGGTGAGCACGCGGCCATCCTATTCAGCCCAGCGCTGTTGGGAAGTTATGCGATGAGGATAGGAGAGGGAGTCCTGATAGCTATGGTCTTAACCGTTGGTGCTACGATATATCCCGCTTACTACGCCGCTAGTATGGACCCGGCAGACGCCCTAAGGTTTGAGCTGTAGATAACCGTTAACCTTTTATCCGCTCAGTCCTCTTTTACAGGTTGATGGTGGTATCATGAGGTATGAGTACACCGTCGAGACAGAGGATCTGGCTAAGTATTACCAGATGGGTGAAGTCGTAGTTAAGGCTCTAGACGGCATAAACCTGAAGATCAGACGTGGCGAGTACCTATCGATCATGGGTCCCTCCGGCAGCGGTAAAACTACGCTTTTCAACATGATCGGCGGTTTGGACAGGCCTACGAGGGGTAGGGTTTACATAGACGAGGTAGACATATCTAAGCTCGACGCCTACGAGCTTGCATGGCTTAGATGCCGTAAAATAGGGTATATCTTCCAGACGTTCAACCTCATACCCGTTCTAACTGCCCTCGAAAACGTTACGTTGCCTATGATATTCGCGGGTGTCCCGAGGGAG
The window above is part of the Candidatus Bathyarchaeota archaeon genome. Proteins encoded here:
- a CDS encoding FtsX-like permease family protein, which encodes MSGAVGEAKREVKFPFSEAVRFSIESIRKRFTRALITAISIVLGVAFYVGLRTMSDIMIFIYGSSEAAKSYQFWMAIISLIVCAVGILNSMLMAVTERTREIGTMKCLGAMDSHILMIFLIESSLIGIIGGIIGAVIGWVSGLLIYVGEHAAILFSPALLGSYAMRIGEGVLIAMVLTVGATIYPAYYAASMDPADALRFEL
- a CDS encoding ABC transporter ATP-binding protein; its protein translation is MRYEYTVETEDLAKYYQMGEVVVKALDGINLKIRRGEYLSIMGPSGSGKTTLFNMIGGLDRPTRGRVYIDEVDISKLDAYELAWLRCRKIGYIFQTFNLIPVLTALENVTLPMIFAGVPREERLRRAIELLTKVGLGDRLHHKPAELSGGQQQRVAIARALANDPVIVLADEPTGNLDLHTGLEIITMLRNLNREKGVTIFTATHDLKMIDVSDRIVWIRDGKIDRIEKRVDVVVSMEEM